In a genomic window of Variovorax paradoxus:
- the mltG gene encoding endolytic transglycosylase MltG: protein MRRFILTLFLLAALAALAAGAGGLWWVHQPLKLPAPNVDLSVEPGTTPRGIAQAVADAGVAVDPQLLYLWFRISGQDRQMRAGSYELDRGVTPKLLLNILVRGEEATRSLVLVEGWNIRQVRAALAKAEQLKPDSVGLSDEALMEKLGRPGQHPEGRFFPDTYTYSKGSTDVALLQRAMRAMDKKLEAAWAARASNLPLQSAEQALILASIVEKETGKAADRAEIAAVFNNRLRIGMPLQTDPTVIYGMGTAFDGNLRKKDLQTDSPWNTYMRNGLPPTPISMPGKAALLAAVQPAQSKSLYFVSRGDGTSQFSSSLDDHNRAVNRYQRGGGPPATKAAQ, encoded by the coding sequence GTGCGCCGCTTCATCCTCACGCTCTTCCTGCTCGCTGCCCTGGCCGCGCTGGCCGCCGGTGCCGGCGGACTCTGGTGGGTGCACCAGCCGCTCAAGCTGCCGGCGCCCAACGTCGATCTGTCGGTCGAGCCCGGCACCACGCCGCGCGGCATCGCCCAGGCCGTGGCCGACGCCGGCGTGGCGGTCGACCCGCAGCTGCTCTACCTGTGGTTCCGCATCTCGGGCCAGGACCGGCAGATGCGCGCCGGCAGCTACGAGCTCGACCGCGGCGTGACGCCCAAGCTGCTGCTCAACATCCTGGTGCGCGGCGAGGAAGCCACGCGCAGCCTGGTGCTGGTGGAGGGCTGGAACATCCGCCAGGTGCGCGCGGCGCTCGCCAAGGCCGAACAGCTCAAGCCCGACAGCGTGGGCCTGAGCGACGAGGCACTGATGGAAAAGCTCGGCCGGCCCGGCCAGCACCCCGAAGGGCGCTTCTTCCCCGACACCTACACCTATTCGAAGGGCTCGACCGACGTCGCGCTGCTGCAGCGCGCGATGCGCGCCATGGACAAGAAGCTCGAGGCCGCCTGGGCCGCGCGCGCGAGCAACCTGCCGCTGCAATCGGCCGAGCAGGCGCTGATCCTCGCGAGCATCGTCGAGAAGGAAACCGGCAAGGCGGCCGACCGGGCCGAGATCGCCGCCGTCTTCAACAACCGGCTGCGCATCGGCATGCCGCTGCAGACCGACCCGACCGTGATCTACGGCATGGGCACCGCCTTCGACGGCAACCTGCGCAAGAAGGACCTGCAGACCGACTCGCCCTGGAACACCTACATGCGCAACGGCCTGCCGCCCACGCCGATCTCGATGCCCGGCAAGGCCGCGCTGCTGGCGGCCGTGCAGCCCGCGCAGAGCAAGTCGCTGTATTTCGTCTCGCGCGGCGACGGCACCAGCCAGTTCAGCAGCTCGCTCGACGACCACAACCGTGCCGTCAACCGCTACCAGCGCGGCGGCGGCCCCCCCGCGACCAAGGCAGCCCAATGA
- a CDS encoding alpha/beta hydrolase produces MASVVERMARAGHPSLDQLTPEEAKASYERGAGVLEVPKPELARIEDFEIAARDGHAIPARLYAPSAEVLPVLVYFHGGGFTVGNIRTHDTLCRVLSRKSGCAVVSVDYRLAPAHKFPTASDDAWDAFSFVAREGASLGLDPARLAVGGDSAGGTLAAVCAILARDAGLPLSLQLLIYPGMTGHQDTESHRRYAQGPLLTKALIDYFFGQYVRSPADRDDWRFAPLIADDVDDVAPAWIALAECDPVVDEGIAYADKLRAAGVPVDLEIYRGVIHEFLKMGRAVPEALQAQDDAAKALREALQP; encoded by the coding sequence ATGGCCAGCGTGGTCGAGCGCATGGCGCGCGCCGGCCACCCTTCGCTCGACCAGCTCACGCCCGAGGAGGCCAAGGCCTCGTACGAACGCGGCGCGGGCGTGCTGGAGGTGCCCAAGCCCGAGCTCGCGCGCATCGAGGACTTCGAGATCGCCGCGCGCGACGGCCATGCGATTCCCGCGCGGCTCTACGCGCCCTCGGCCGAGGTGCTGCCGGTGCTCGTGTACTTCCACGGCGGCGGCTTCACGGTCGGCAACATCCGCACGCACGACACGCTGTGCCGCGTGCTCAGCAGGAAGAGCGGCTGCGCCGTGGTGTCGGTCGACTACCGGCTCGCGCCCGCGCACAAGTTCCCGACCGCTTCCGACGATGCGTGGGATGCCTTCTCGTTCGTCGCGCGCGAGGGTGCGAGCCTGGGCCTCGATCCCGCGCGGCTCGCGGTCGGCGGCGACAGCGCGGGCGGCACGCTGGCCGCGGTCTGCGCGATCCTGGCGCGCGACGCGGGCCTGCCGCTGTCGCTGCAGCTGCTGATCTACCCCGGCATGACCGGCCACCAGGACACCGAGTCGCACCGCCGCTATGCGCAGGGCCCGCTCTTGACCAAGGCGCTGATCGACTACTTCTTCGGCCAGTACGTGCGCAGCCCGGCCGACCGCGACGACTGGCGCTTCGCGCCGCTGATCGCCGACGACGTGGACGACGTGGCACCGGCCTGGATCGCGCTGGCCGAGTGCGACCCGGTGGTCGACGAGGGCATCGCCTATGCCGACAAGCTGCGCGCCGCGGGCGTGCCGGTCGACCTCGAGATCTACCGCGGCGTGATCCACGAGTTCCTCAAGATGGGCCGCGCGGTGCCCGAGGCGCTGCAGGCGCAGGACGATGCGGCGAAGGCGCTGCGCGAAGCGCTGCAGCCCTGA
- a CDS encoding ankyrin repeat domain-containing protein, translating to MKKNFKKLVYLSVFAAVFSAHAGSFEDFFRAVRADNPSGVRSLLQRGFDPNTRDERGQTGLLIALREPSPKVIQVLLESPQTNVELRNAKDESPLMLAAIKGQQDLVTQLIKRDADINKPGWTPLHYAATGGHVAIMKQLLDNFAFIDAQSPNGTTPLMMAAMYGSTDAVKLLLAEGADVTMKNQLGMTAVDFANRANRSEAASLIAATSAAKPVPKDGKW from the coding sequence ATGAAGAAAAACTTCAAGAAGCTCGTTTATCTGTCTGTTTTTGCAGCAGTTTTTTCCGCACATGCAGGGTCTTTCGAGGACTTCTTCCGCGCCGTGCGCGCCGACAACCCGAGCGGCGTTCGCAGCCTGCTGCAGCGCGGCTTCGATCCCAACACGCGCGACGAGCGCGGCCAGACCGGCCTGTTGATCGCGCTGCGCGAGCCGTCGCCGAAGGTGATCCAGGTGCTGCTCGAGTCGCCGCAGACCAATGTCGAGCTGCGCAACGCCAAGGACGAAAGCCCGTTGATGCTCGCCGCCATCAAGGGCCAGCAGGATCTGGTCACCCAGCTCATCAAGCGCGATGCCGACATCAACAAGCCCGGCTGGACGCCGCTGCACTACGCGGCCACCGGCGGGCACGTGGCGATCATGAAGCAGCTGCTCGACAACTTCGCCTTCATCGACGCGCAGTCGCCCAACGGCACCACGCCGCTGATGATGGCCGCGATGTACGGCTCGACCGACGCCGTGAAGCTGCTGCTGGCCGAGGGCGCGGACGTCACGATGAAGAACCAGCTCGGCATGACCGCGGTCGATTTCGCCAACCGCGCCAATCGATCGGAAGCCGCGTCGTTGATCGCGGCGACATCGGCAGCGAAGCCGGTGCCGAAGGATGGCAAGTGGTAG
- a CDS encoding dTMP kinase has protein sequence MNAGGLFLTLEGIDGAGKSSHLDALQALFEGQGRAVTRTREPGGTPLAETLRTLILEQPMDPLTESLLVFAARRDHIVQVIEPALARGDVVLCDRFTDATFAYQGGGRGFDAEVLSTLERWAQAGRGGQSEATLLQPHITLWFDLAPEIAAQRLAGARVPDKFEAQPVEFFRKVAQGYAERAAADAARFVRIDASQSRDQVWQQVEAALVARGLAGGGRA, from the coding sequence ATGAACGCTGGCGGACTCTTTCTCACGCTCGAGGGCATCGACGGCGCCGGCAAGTCCAGCCACCTCGATGCCTTGCAGGCGCTCTTCGAGGGCCAGGGTCGCGCGGTCACGCGCACGCGAGAACCGGGCGGCACGCCGCTGGCCGAAACGCTGCGCACGCTGATCCTCGAACAGCCGATGGACCCGCTGACCGAATCGCTGCTGGTGTTCGCCGCGCGGCGCGACCACATCGTGCAGGTGATCGAGCCGGCACTGGCGCGCGGCGACGTGGTGCTGTGCGACCGCTTCACCGACGCCACCTTCGCCTACCAGGGCGGCGGCCGCGGCTTCGACGCCGAGGTGCTGTCCACGCTCGAGCGCTGGGCGCAGGCCGGGCGCGGCGGGCAGTCGGAGGCGACCCTGCTGCAGCCGCACATCACCTTGTGGTTCGACCTCGCGCCCGAGATCGCGGCCCAGCGCCTGGCCGGCGCGCGCGTGCCCGACAAGTTCGAGGCCCAGCCGGTCGAGTTCTTCCGCAAGGTCGCGCAGGGCTATGCCGAGCGCGCGGCCGCCGATGCGGCGCGCTTCGTGCGCATCGATGCGAGCCAGAGCCGCGACCAGGTCTGGCAACAGGTCGAGGCGGCGCTGGTGGCGCGCGGCCTGGCCGGGGGAGGGCGCGCATGA
- a CDS encoding DNA polymerase III subunit delta', with protein sequence MSAAELSPWLRQPLVELLRQRGHAWLLQGPSGLGQYDLALALASAWLCEQPTEEGAACGHCPSCHAIEVRTHADLCVLMPEVAMLDLGWPLDEKAQADIDDKKRKASREIRVEAMRDAVGFAQRTSARGRGKVVLVYPAERMNTITANALLKTLEEPVGDVRFVLASEAAWQLLPTIRSRCLGFTLPWPDTQQAEAWLAAQDVPAADAAALLRAAGGRPSDALRLARTGQSPKAWALLPKAVLRGDVGALADQAPAQAVGALQKLCHDLMAVGNGAAPRFFEPGDLPAAPSRLALARWSKSLAASARTAEHPFNAGLMLEALVSEARSTLNSAARRP encoded by the coding sequence ATGAGCGCGGCGGAACTGTCGCCCTGGCTGCGCCAGCCGCTGGTCGAGTTGCTGCGCCAGCGCGGCCACGCCTGGCTGCTGCAGGGGCCCTCGGGCCTGGGCCAGTACGACCTGGCGCTCGCGCTGGCCTCGGCCTGGCTGTGCGAGCAGCCGACGGAGGAGGGCGCCGCCTGCGGCCATTGCCCGAGCTGCCACGCCATCGAGGTCCGCACCCATGCCGACCTCTGCGTGCTGATGCCCGAGGTCGCGATGCTGGACCTGGGCTGGCCGCTCGACGAGAAGGCCCAGGCCGACATCGACGACAAGAAGCGCAAGGCCAGCCGCGAGATCCGCGTCGAGGCGATGCGCGACGCGGTCGGTTTCGCGCAGCGCACCAGCGCGCGCGGCCGCGGCAAGGTGGTGCTGGTCTATCCGGCCGAGCGCATGAACACCATCACCGCCAATGCGCTGCTCAAGACGCTCGAGGAGCCGGTGGGCGACGTGCGTTTCGTGCTCGCGAGCGAGGCCGCCTGGCAACTGCTGCCGACCATCCGCAGCCGCTGCCTCGGCTTCACCTTGCCTTGGCCCGACACCCAGCAGGCCGAGGCCTGGCTCGCGGCGCAGGACGTTCCCGCCGCCGATGCCGCCGCCCTGCTGCGCGCGGCCGGTGGACGCCCGAGCGACGCCTTGCGGCTCGCGCGCACCGGCCAGTCGCCCAAGGCCTGGGCGCTGCTGCCCAAGGCCGTGCTGCGCGGCGACGTCGGTGCGCTGGCCGACCAGGCGCCGGCCCAGGCGGTCGGCGCGCTGCAGAAGCTCTGCCACGACCTGATGGCCGTCGGCAACGGCGCCGCGCCGCGCTTCTTCGAACCCGGCGACCTGCCGGCCGCGCCGTCGCGGCTCGCGCTGGCGCGCTGGTCGAAATCGCTGGCCGCGTCGGCCCGGACCGCGGAACATCCGTTCAATGCAGGACTCATGCTGGAAGCGCTCGTGAGCGAAGCGCGCAGCACCCTCAACTCAGCCGCTCGCCGCCCATGA
- a CDS encoding TatD family hydrolase, producing MFTDSHCHLTFPEFADQMDTVRAAMAAAQVDRALCICTRLEEFDDVQALAARYDNFWASVGVHPDTEDTLEPSVDDLVRLAARPRVVAIGETGLDYYQMEERKGGRSIADLEWQRERFRVHIRAARQTGKPLVIHTREASADTIAILKEEGEDGSAGAAGGVFHCFTETAEVARAALDLGFYISFSGILTFKKAQDLRDVAAFVPLERMLIETDSPYLAPVPYRGKTNTPAYVPYVARQIAELRQLPVEAVAQATSDNFETLFKGVRQ from the coding sequence ATGTTCACCGACTCCCACTGCCACCTGACTTTTCCCGAATTCGCCGACCAGATGGACACGGTGCGCGCCGCCATGGCCGCCGCCCAGGTCGACCGGGCCCTGTGCATCTGCACCCGGCTCGAGGAGTTCGACGATGTGCAGGCGCTGGCCGCGCGCTACGACAACTTCTGGGCCAGCGTGGGCGTGCATCCCGACACCGAGGACACGCTCGAACCCAGCGTCGACGACCTCGTGCGCCTGGCCGCAAGGCCGCGCGTGGTGGCGATCGGCGAGACCGGCCTCGACTACTACCAGATGGAAGAACGCAAGGGCGGACGCAGCATCGCCGACCTCGAATGGCAGCGCGAGCGCTTCCGCGTGCACATCCGCGCCGCCCGGCAGACCGGCAAGCCGCTGGTGATCCACACGCGCGAGGCCTCGGCCGACACCATCGCGATCCTCAAGGAGGAGGGCGAGGACGGCTCCGCGGGCGCGGCCGGCGGTGTGTTCCACTGCTTCACCGAAACCGCCGAGGTCGCGCGCGCCGCGCTGGACCTCGGCTTCTACATCTCCTTCTCGGGCATCCTGACCTTCAAGAAGGCGCAGGATCTGCGTGACGTGGCGGCCTTCGTGCCGCTCGAGCGCATGCTGATCGAGACCGACAGCCCATACCTGGCGCCGGTGCCGTACCGGGGCAAGACCAACACGCCGGCCTACGTGCCCTACGTGGCGCGGCAGATCGCCGAACTGAGGCAGTTGCCGGTCGAGGCCGTGGCCCAGGCGACCAGCGACAACTTCGAAACACTGTTCAAGGGGGTTCGACAATGA
- a CDS encoding phosphatase PAP2 family protein encodes MNAFHLDLLQWLAAGTRPTPWLLAIAVGLALGGPWLSTAVIGAGAWRRPGHRAYILFVLAGAAITAMLCQEIAARINVPRPFITGLVPAYIPHGASASLPSTHASVMFMVAFAFLARPVLRAPGIALFAVAAATGWARIHVGVHFPLDIAVGLLFGAVMAGLLGAVWRMLELGAQQLALRMPNLAGKRWPAMPRPRA; translated from the coding sequence ATGAACGCATTCCATCTCGACCTGCTGCAATGGCTCGCGGCCGGCACCCGGCCCACGCCGTGGCTGCTGGCGATCGCCGTCGGGCTCGCGCTCGGCGGCCCCTGGCTCTCCACGGCCGTCATCGGCGCCGGCGCGTGGCGCCGCCCCGGCCATCGCGCCTACATCCTCTTCGTGCTCGCGGGCGCCGCGATCACCGCCATGCTGTGCCAGGAGATCGCCGCGCGCATCAACGTGCCGCGGCCTTTCATCACGGGCCTGGTGCCGGCCTACATCCCGCACGGCGCCAGCGCGTCGCTGCCGAGCACGCATGCCTCGGTGATGTTCATGGTGGCCTTCGCCTTTCTCGCGCGGCCGGTGCTGCGCGCACCCGGCATCGCGCTGTTCGCCGTGGCCGCCGCCACGGGCTGGGCGCGCATCCATGTGGGCGTGCATTTCCCGCTCGACATCGCGGTCGGCCTGCTGTTCGGCGCCGTCATGGCGGGCCTGCTGGGCGCGGTCTGGCGGATGCTGGAGCTCGGAGCGCAGCAACTCGCCCTTCGCATGCCGAACCTGGCGGGCAAGCGCTGGCCGGCGATGCCCCGGCCGCGCGCCTGA
- a CDS encoding PilZ domain-containing protein, with product MQLAIKEKGALYAAYIPLFSEGGIFIPTSREYRLGDDVYVLLTLPEDPQRYPVAGKVAWITPARAAGSRAPGVGIRFPSDEKSRQLKARIEAALGGSMASDRPTQTI from the coding sequence ATCCAGCTCGCGATCAAGGAGAAGGGCGCGCTCTATGCGGCCTATATCCCGCTGTTCTCCGAGGGCGGCATCTTCATTCCGACCTCGCGCGAATACCGGCTCGGCGACGACGTCTACGTGCTGCTGACCCTGCCCGAGGACCCGCAACGCTACCCGGTGGCCGGCAAGGTCGCGTGGATCACGCCGGCACGCGCGGCCGGCAGCCGGGCGCCCGGCGTGGGCATCCGTTTCCCGTCCGACGAGAAATCGCGCCAGCTCAAGGCCCGCATCGAAGCCGCGCTGGGCGGCTCGATGGCTTCCGACCGGCCGACGCAGACGATCTGA
- a CDS encoding YbgC/FadM family acyl-CoA thioesterase yields MQRSDFRFFHRLRVRWAEVDMQKIVFNAHYLMYFDTAIADYWRALALPYEEAMHSLGGDLYVRKATIDFRASARMDDVIDVGMRCARIGTSSMTFEGGLFRQGEFLVGCELVYVFADPATQTSKPVPASLRAILEGFEAGETMRAIDTGDWATLGEGAAALRRAVFIEEQKVPEAMEWDEHDAAVPHVVVRNRLGQAIATGRLLPAQDGRSMIGRIAVHRALRSGGHGVAVVQALEAAARARGDAEIALHAQRSAERFYERLGYAAHGEPFVEADIPHIEMRRALR; encoded by the coding sequence ATGCAACGCAGTGATTTCCGTTTCTTCCATCGCCTGCGCGTGCGCTGGGCCGAAGTCGACATGCAGAAGATCGTCTTCAACGCGCACTACCTGATGTACTTCGACACCGCCATCGCCGACTACTGGCGCGCGCTCGCGCTGCCCTACGAGGAGGCGATGCATTCGCTGGGCGGCGATCTCTACGTGCGCAAGGCGACCATCGATTTCCGCGCCTCGGCGCGCATGGACGACGTGATCGACGTGGGCATGCGCTGCGCGCGCATCGGCACCTCGTCGATGACCTTCGAGGGCGGGCTGTTCCGCCAGGGCGAATTCCTGGTCGGCTGCGAGCTGGTCTATGTGTTCGCCGACCCGGCCACGCAGACCTCGAAGCCGGTGCCGGCCTCGCTGCGCGCGATCCTCGAGGGCTTCGAGGCCGGCGAGACGATGCGTGCGATCGACACCGGCGACTGGGCCACGCTCGGCGAGGGCGCCGCGGCGCTGCGGCGCGCGGTCTTCATCGAGGAACAGAAGGTGCCCGAGGCGATGGAGTGGGACGAACACGACGCGGCCGTGCCGCACGTGGTGGTGCGCAACCGGCTCGGCCAGGCGATCGCCACCGGCCGGCTGCTGCCGGCGCAGGACGGCCGCTCGATGATCGGCCGCATCGCGGTGCATCGTGCGCTGCGCAGCGGCGGCCACGGCGTGGCGGTGGTGCAGGCGCTCGAGGCCGCGGCCCGGGCGCGCGGCGATGCGGAGATCGCGCTCCATGCGCAGCGCAGCGCCGAGCGCTTCTACGAACGGCTCGGCTATGCGGCGCACGGCGAGCCCTTCGTCGAGGCCGACATCCCGCACATCGAGATGCGGCGCGCGCTGCGCTGA
- a CDS encoding folate-binding protein YgfZ codes for MTTVVLNGVAPLAHLGVIRAEGPDAAAFLHGQLTQDFSLLGASEARLAALCTAKGRVIASFIGIRPQPDLVLLVCSRDILAATLKRLSMYVLRAKAKLSDASEQFALFGLAGTALAANGLDASAAPGQRRAIEGIEGGSAISLYPADGVPRALWLAPAGSAAPQGAALDAALWSWSEVRSGIVTLTTPVVEAFVPQMINYESVGGVNFKKGCYPGQEVVARSQFRGTLKRRTYLVKADGEVAAGQEVFAASDAEQPVGTVAQAAPAPDGGWAALISMQIAALEAGGLHAASASGPALQVEPLPYPLLEDI; via the coding sequence ATGACCACAGTCGTTCTCAATGGCGTTGCGCCCCTCGCCCATCTGGGCGTGATCCGTGCCGAGGGCCCCGATGCCGCGGCCTTCCTGCATGGCCAGCTGACCCAGGATTTCTCCCTGCTCGGCGCCTCCGAGGCCCGCCTGGCGGCGCTGTGCACCGCCAAGGGCCGCGTGATCGCGAGCTTCATCGGCATCCGCCCGCAGCCCGATCTCGTGCTGCTGGTCTGCAGCCGTGACATCCTGGCCGCCACGCTCAAGCGGCTGTCGATGTACGTGCTGCGCGCCAAGGCCAAGCTCAGCGACGCGAGCGAGCAGTTCGCGCTGTTCGGCCTCGCGGGCACCGCGCTCGCGGCCAACGGCCTCGACGCCTCGGCCGCGCCCGGCCAGCGCCGCGCGATCGAAGGCATCGAGGGCGGCAGCGCCATCTCGCTCTACCCGGCCGACGGCGTGCCGCGCGCGCTCTGGCTGGCGCCGGCAGGCAGCGCCGCGCCGCAGGGTGCCGCGCTCGACGCGGCGCTGTGGTCGTGGAGCGAGGTGCGCAGCGGCATCGTCACGCTGACCACGCCGGTGGTCGAGGCCTTCGTGCCGCAGATGATCAATTACGAGTCGGTGGGCGGCGTCAACTTCAAGAAGGGCTGCTACCCCGGCCAGGAAGTGGTGGCGCGCAGCCAGTTCCGCGGCACGCTCAAGCGCCGCACCTACCTCGTGAAGGCCGACGGCGAAGTCGCGGCCGGCCAGGAAGTCTTTGCCGCCAGCGATGCCGAACAGCCCGTGGGCACGGTCGCGCAGGCCGCGCCCGCGCCCGACGGCGGCTGGGCCGCGCTGATCTCGATGCAGATCGCCGCGCTCGAGGCCGGCGGCCTGCATGCGGCCTCGGCCAGCGGCCCGGCGCTCCAGGTGGAACCTTTGCCTTATCCGCTGCTCGAAGATATCTGA